The Halorhabdus sp. BNX81 genome includes a region encoding these proteins:
- a CDS encoding ArsR family transcriptional regulator, protein MDESEQRTWTDTLSGRERVRRAIEALEGATPVGEIADRADVSRATADDELEQLASDDWVSETTVEGTKAYDLNPVRLLFDEVTDLIEEHSRKELESQLAELTEERDQLAAEYNADSLSEFRNQLAEAELNASEIRERRNVIETWEAINTERRLVRHALQLYDDVTELSSPRTDVPSTFA, encoded by the coding sequence ATGGACGAATCGGAACAACGAACGTGGACGGACACGCTCAGCGGTCGGGAACGGGTTCGCCGAGCCATCGAGGCGCTGGAGGGGGCGACACCGGTGGGCGAAATCGCCGACAGGGCGGACGTCTCCCGGGCGACGGCCGACGACGAACTCGAACAGCTGGCGAGCGACGACTGGGTCAGTGAAACGACAGTCGAGGGAACCAAAGCGTACGATCTGAACCCCGTTCGCCTGCTTTTCGACGAGGTGACGGATCTCATCGAGGAGCATTCACGGAAGGAGCTCGAATCACAACTCGCCGAGTTGACCGAGGAGCGAGACCAGTTGGCGGCGGAGTACAATGCCGACTCGCTTTCGGAATTCCGGAATCAATTGGCCGAAGCGGAGTTGAATGCGTCCGAGATCCGCGAGCGGCGCAACGTGATCGAGACGTGGGAAGCGATCAACACTGAGCGTCGGCTCGTCAGGCACGCCCTCCAGCTGTACGACGACGTAACCGAACTGTCCTCGCCACGGACTGACGTTCCCTCGACCTTCGCATAA
- a CDS encoding FAD-dependent oxidoreductase, with amino-acid sequence MQGEYDLVIVGGGISGASLLYTVSKFTDIESVALFEKEPDIAAINSHHTNNSQTLHFGDIETNYSLEKAQEVKEGAEMVAGYLEANDADREMHAKRSKMALAVGDEEVDRLDARYHEKGFGDLFPKLDAIDREEIEAIEPKVVEGREPDTEMLALQTPDGYTVDYGELAIDFVREVEGDEGVDVFTGTEVESVNETDDEFLVETERGWYQSDAAVVAAGSHSLQIAKEMGYGEHMSLLPVAGSFFVAEEGLLNGKVYTLQMAKLPFAAVHGDAEVHDQGLTRFGPTAKVVPALERGRLSTVADFFDVFELSPDSFLSYANILADRTLLPYVLENLLYDLPAVGKRAFLPHVQKVVPTVEASDIERAKGYGGVRPQIVNTETKSLDMGEAKITGNDVIFNITPSPGASTCLKNAMADAEQLSEWLDADFDEDGFREATIGNFPRGLAE; translated from the coding sequence TCGGCGGGGGCATCAGCGGGGCGTCGTTGCTGTATACGGTCTCGAAATTCACCGACATCGAGTCGGTCGCACTGTTCGAGAAGGAGCCTGATATCGCGGCGATCAACTCCCACCACACGAACAACTCCCAGACGCTGCACTTTGGGGACATCGAGACGAATTACTCCCTGGAGAAAGCCCAGGAAGTAAAGGAGGGTGCCGAAATGGTCGCCGGCTACCTCGAAGCCAACGACGCCGACCGCGAGATGCACGCAAAGCGCTCCAAGATGGCACTGGCGGTCGGCGACGAGGAAGTCGACCGTCTCGACGCCCGCTATCACGAGAAGGGCTTTGGCGATCTCTTCCCGAAACTCGACGCGATCGACCGTGAGGAGATCGAAGCAATCGAACCGAAGGTCGTCGAGGGGCGTGAGCCGGACACCGAGATGCTCGCCCTCCAGACGCCCGACGGCTACACGGTCGACTACGGCGAACTCGCGATCGACTTCGTCCGTGAAGTCGAAGGCGACGAGGGCGTCGACGTCTTCACGGGCACGGAAGTCGAGTCGGTCAACGAAACCGACGACGAGTTCCTGGTCGAGACCGAGCGCGGGTGGTACCAGAGCGACGCGGCGGTCGTCGCCGCCGGCTCCCACAGCCTCCAGATCGCCAAGGAGATGGGCTACGGCGAGCACATGTCCTTGCTCCCGGTCGCGGGCAGTTTCTTCGTCGCCGAGGAGGGCCTGCTGAACGGCAAGGTCTACACCCTCCAGATGGCGAAACTCCCCTTCGCGGCGGTCCACGGCGACGCCGAGGTCCACGACCAGGGACTGACCCGGTTCGGCCCGACGGCGAAGGTCGTGCCCGCCCTGGAACGCGGGCGGCTCTCGACGGTCGCCGACTTCTTCGACGTCTTCGAACTCTCGCCGGACTCGTTCCTCAGCTACGCGAACATCCTCGCCGATCGGACGCTGTTGCCGTACGTCCTCGAGAACCTGCTCTATGACCTGCCCGCGGTCGGCAAACGGGCCTTCCTTCCGCACGTCCAGAAGGTCGTGCCGACCGTCGAAGCGAGTGACATCGAACGCGCGAAGGGCTACGGCGGCGTCCGCCCGCAGATCGTCAATACGGAGACGAAGTCCCTGGACATGGGCGAGGCCAAGATCACCGGAAACGACGTCATCTTCAACATCACGCCCTCGCCCGGGGCCTCGACGTGCCTGAAGAACGCAATGGCCGACGCCGAACAGCTGAGCGAGTGGCTCGACGCTGACTTCGACGAGGATGGCTTCCGCGAGGCGACAATCGGGAACTTCCCGCGTGGCTTGGCCGAATAG